The nucleotide window CAATGCCGGAGCGGGGGACGCTTTTTCCGCCGGCTTTCTCCACGGGATGCATCAAGGTTGGACGACTGCGCGCGCTTTGGAATTTGCAGCTGCGGCTGCCGCAGTCAGTCTTCGTCATCTTTCCTGCACCGGCGCCATGCGCGACGAAGCCTATCTGTTGGACTATATCGAGGAGCATAGATCGAAAAGATGATCAAAGTGTTGAAATTCGGAGGCAGCTCGTTGGCCTCTGCTGAGCGGGTGCGCAACGTCGCCCGCATCACCCGCGAAGCGTTTGTCCCCGGCAGTCCTACGGTTCTGGTCGTTTCCGCTATCGGCGGCATTACCGATCAGCTGATTGACTGCGCCAAGACCGCGGAAAAGAACGGTCCGGAAGCGATGATCAAGCTGGAAAACATTCGCCGCCGCCATTACGAAGTTTATCCGCGGGAATTGAACGAGCCGGAAACTCGGGATATCGTTCAGACCTATTTCGAAGAACTGCGCGACATTCTCAAGGCGGTCAGCCTGATCCGCGTCTGCTCGGAGCGGGCGATGGATTATTTGGTCAGCTACGGCGAGCGGCTGAACGCCCGGCTGATGACGCGCTTTCTGCAGAACGAGGGTGCTCAGGCCGTCTATGTGGATGCGCGCGAGCTGATCATTACCGACAAACGTCACGGCGGCGCTCGGGTGTTGTTCGACGAGACCGTGCCGCGCATCCGCAAAAAGTTTACCGAGCCGTTGATTTACGTCGTCACCGGCTTTATTGCCTCCAGCCTCGACGGCGTCAGCACCACGCTCGGCCGCGGCGGTTCCGATTACACGGCGTCGATCATCGGCGCGGCGCTGGACGTCGAGCGAATCGAGATCTGGACCGACGTGGACGGCTTTATGTCCGCCGACCCGCGCATCGTCGACAAGGCGTTCGTCCTTCCGGCCGTCAGCTATGAAGAGGCCATGGAGCTGTCCTATTTCGGCGCCAAGGTCATCCATCCGCAGACGCTGCGTCCGGCGATCGAAAAGAACATCCCTGTGGTGATCAAGAACAGTTTTGCTCCGGAAAAACCCGGGACGCTTATTTCTTCGGCACAGATCAACGGCGAACATCCGGTCAAAGGAATCGCCTCGTTTCACAATATTTCCTTGATCAACGTGCAGGGCGGCGGCATGGTCGGCGTGCCCGGCATTGCCTTTCGGTTGTTCGGCGCCTTGGCGCGTCACGACATCAACGTCATCATGATTTCGCAGGCCTCCTCCGAGCACAGCATTTGCTTCGTTATCCAGTCCAAGGACGCCGAGGCGGCGAAAGAGGCGCTGCAAAAAGAGTTCGAAGGCGAGATCGCTTCCGGCAAGATCGACCAGATCGAAGTCAAGAACGATCTGGCGATCATTGCCGCGGTCGGCGACAATATGGCCGGTCACCCCGGCATCGCCGGCAAGTTGTTCAAGGCGCTGGGCGACAACTCGATCAATGTGGTGGCCATTGCCCAGGGCTCCTCTGAGCGCAATCTTTCGATCGTCGTTCACGAATTGGACGCCGTCAAAGCGGTCAATGTCATTCATTCGGCGTTCTACCTGTCGCATCGCATCTCCAACGTCTTTGTCATCGGCGCGGGCAACATCGGCAGCACGCTGCTGGATCAGATGGCCGAAGAGATAGAGGAGCTGTATGAGAAGCATCATCTGCTCATTCGCGTCTGCGGTATTGCCGATATCGACCGCATGGTCATCGACGATCAGGGGATCGATCTGCGCAACTGGCGGACAGCGCTGAAGGAGTCGACGACCAAGACGGACTTGGACCTTTTGCTGAAAAAGATTGCCGATTTCAAGCTGCAGAACAGCATTATCGTCGATGCCACGGCCAGCGATGAAGTGGCAAGCCGATACGTGGACTTTCTCAGCGCCGGCATTCACATCGTAACGCCCAACAAGCGCGCCAATACCATGTCGCAGGAGTATTACAATCGCCTCAAGGCGATGACGCGCGACCATCGGCTGCACTACCTCTACGAGACGACCGTCGGCGCCGGCTTGCCGTTGATCAGCACCATCCAGGATCTGATCCAAAGCGGCGACGAGATTTTAAAGATCGAAGGCATCTTTTCCGGAACTCTCGGCTTCATTTTCAGCGCCTTGTCGGCGGAGCGGCCTTTCAGCGCCGTGGTGCGCGAGGCTTATGAGCGCGGCTATACGGAGCCCGATCCCCGCGATGATCTCTCCGGCACCGACGTGGCGCGCAAGATTCTCATTTTGGCCCGCGAAATCGGTCTGCAGATGGAATTGAGCGACGTCATTCTTCAGCCGCTTTTACCGCCGGAGTTGTGCAGCGGCAATCTGCAGCAGTTCTGGCAAAAACTGCCGAGCCTGGACGCGCAGTTCGAAGCGCGCCGCGCCGCCGCCGAACGAGAGGGCAAAGTGATCCGCTACGTCGCAACGCTGATCGACGGCGTCTGCCGCGTCGGCGTCAGCGAGGTGTCTCGCGACAACGTGCTTTCGCGCGCCGACGGCGCCGACAATATCATCCGCATCACCACCAAGCGCTATTTCGACAATCCGATGACGGTGCAGGGGCCGGGGGCAGGCCGCGAGGTCACGGCCGGCGGCATCTTTGCCAACATCATCAACCTGAGCTTTCATCTGCCTTGAGCGCTGTTTGTATTCATAGAGAGTGAGACTATTGCGATGAAATTATACAGCACCCGCGGCCAATCTCCCGTCGTCTCTTTTCGCGAAGCTTTGTTTGCCGGTCAGGCGCCGGACGGCGGCCTTTACATGCCGGTCGATTTTCCGCCGATGCCGATTGAGGCGATCGCTGCCGAGGATGATTTCCGCGCCGCCGCCGCGACGGCCATAACGCAATGGTTGGGCGACGAGCTGACCGCCGAAGGCGTGCAGCGCGTGACGGAGCAGGCTTTCTTTTTCAGCCCCGCGCTGTCGCCGCTTTCGGACGGAATCAGCGTCCTGGAACTTTTTCACGGGCCGACGCTTTCGTTCAAGGATTTCGGCGCCCAATTCATGGCCAAGTGTATGGGATGGTTTCTGCGTCATGAAAACCACGAAATCACCATCCTTGTCGCCACATCGGGCGACACCGGCAGCGCCGTGGCCCACGCCTTTCACCGCGTCGAGGGCATCCGCATTGTGCTGCTCTATCCCTCGGGCAAGGTGAGTCCCCTGCAGGAACGGCAGTTCACCACGCTCGGCGACAATGTGCATGCACTCGAGGTCGACGGCACGTTCGACGATTGCCAGGCGCTGGTCAAGACCGCCTTTCGCGATGCCGAGCTGACGGCCAGAGCGCGGCTTTCCTCGGCCAATTCGATCAACATCGGCCGACTGATTCCGCAGTCGCTTTATTACCTATGGGCCGTCACCCGTTTTTCTGGCGAAGCGCCCGTCGTCTGCGTGCCGAGCGGCAATTTCGGCAATCTGTGTGCCGGTTTGTTTGCCGAACAATGCGGCCTTAAGGTGCACCGCTTTATCGCTGCCGTAAACGCGAACGCCGTCATTCCCGAGTACCTCGAAACCGGCGTCCCCGGCCGTCGCTGCAGACGCTGTCCAACGCCATGGACGTCGGTAATCCCAGCAATTGGGAGCGTATTCGGACACTGTACGGCGACGACCGCAGCCGGATCAGTGACCGGTTGTGGTCGACGAGCATCTCGGACGACGAGACGCTGGCGACCATCCGCCGCGTTTATGAGCAGGACGGCTACCTGGCCGATCCGCACACTGCGGTCGGGCTGGCGGCAACGCAGAGATATCGTTCGGCTGCACAGGATGCGCGCCGGACGATCGTTCTGTCTACTGCGCATCCAGCCAAGTTTCTCGAAGTCATGGCAAAGGCTGTGGAGGCGCCGGTGCCGCTGCCGCCGGCGCTGGAGGCATGCCTCAATCGCCCCAAGATCGCTGCACCCTTGCCCAACGATTATGGAGCTCTGAAAGAGTTCATTCTCAATCTGAATTGACCCCGTCGATTTGGGGGAAGCGGCGGTGCTTCGTTTCCGGCCTTTTTTCAGGAGACGGTTTGTCATGCACGAACTGTCCATTGCCTGCAGCCTTATATCCATCGTGAAAGAAACGCTTCACGACCGGCCGTGCCGTGTCAAGGCGGTTGTGGTCCGTGTCGGCCGATTGAGCAACGTGCTGATCGACTCGTTGGAGTTCGGCTTTTCGGCATTGATTGCCGGAACCGAGCTCGACGGTGCCCGCTTGATTGTGCGTCAACCGGATCCACTGCTCCTTTGTGGCGAATGCGGTCAAGAAACGGTACTAAAAGAGTTCGAATTCGCCTGTCCGCATTGCGGCAGCCTGAACATTACGGTAAAGGGAGGCGACGATCTGTTCGTCGAATCGATCGAAGTCGAGGAGGAGACTGCTTCATGAGCGTGATCATGGTCGAACGCAAGGTGCTGGAACGCAACGATGCCGTGGCGCAGGAAAACCGCACCCTGCTGCAGACGAACGGCGTTTTCAGCGTCAATCTGCTCAGTTCACCCGGGAGCGGCAAAACATCGCTGCTGGAACAAACCCTGCCGCGCCTTCGGCACGAATTTGCGATCGCCGTCATCGAAGGGGACATACAGACCGATCTGGACGCCAAACGTATCGAAGCCTTGGGCGTACCGACAGCGCAGATCATCACCGGCGGCGGTTGTCATCTCGATGCAAACTTGGTGAAAAAAGCGTTGGCCACATTGCCGGTGGAAAAACTCGATTTGCTGTTCATCGAAAATGTCGGCAATTTGGTTTGCCCCGCCGCCTATGACCTTGGCGAGAATATCAAAGCCGTGGTGATCAGCGTCACGGAAGGCGAAGAAAAACCGTTGAAATATCCGGCGATCTTTCGCAACGCCGCCGTGTGCATCGTCAACAAGATCGATCTGCTGCCCTTTCTCAATTTCAGCGTCGAGAGGCTCAAGGAGAACGCCCATGCCGTCAATCCGCAGCTGCAGATCGTTTTGACCTCCTGTACAACCGGCGAAGGAATCGACGAATGGTGCAACCTGCTTCGCACATTGCGCCGCAAAGATCCAAGCTCCGCCTCCGCATAGTGCTGCGCGGGGTGGTTCAGGGGGTGGGCTTTCGGCCTTTTGTCTATCGTTTGGCTGAAGCGATGGGACTTTGCGGCTGGGTGCGCAACGACTCCGGCGGGCTCACGATCGAAGTCGAGGCCGAAAAAGAAACGCTCGACCATTTTTTTTTGCGACTTCAGGCCGAAAAACCCTCTAAAGCCGTGGTGACCGGCTGCGAAATTTCCTTTCTCGATCCGGTCGGTTATTCCGAGTTTATGATTCGGCCCAGCGAAACGCACAGCGAAGAACTGACGCTGATGCTGCCCGATGTAGCGACCTGTCCCGATTGCCTGCGCGAGCTTTTTGACCCCACAAATCGCCGTTATCGCTATCCGTTCATCACCTGCACGCACTGCGGACCGCGGTTTACCATCATCGAAAAGTTGCCATACGATCGGCCCAACACCACAATGCGCGATTTTCCGATGTGTGAGTCCTGCCGACGTGAGTACGAGGACCCTAACGATCGCCGGTTTCATGCACAACCGATCGCTTGTCCCGACTGCGGCCCGCATCTTGAATGGCTCGATGCGTACGGAAAGTGCGTCGCTTTGAAAGAGGAGGCATTGGCGGCGGCGATCGAAGCGTTACGAGGCGGCCGCATCGCGGCGCTCAAAGGCATCGGCGGCTTTCAGCTCCTCGTGGATGCATCAAATGACGAGGCAGTCGCCGCGCTGCGCCGCAGGAAACATCGCGAAGAAAAGCCTTTTGCCCTGATGGCACCCGACCTTGCAGCCGCAGGCCGGATGTGCTTGATTTCACCGTTCGAGGAGCGGCTGCTCTGTTCGCCCGAATCGCCCATTGTCCTCATGCGTCGCAGAGCCGACGCTCCTGTCTCATCACTTGTGGCGCCGGATAATCCCTACTTGGGCATCATGCTGCCCTATTCGCCGCTGCACCATCTGCTGCTGCGCGAATTCGGATCAACGGTCGTCGCCACCAGCGGCAATTTATCGGAAGAGCCGATCGTCATCGACGAACGCGAGGCGGTGCGCAAACTGACCGGAGTTGCCGACGGCTTTCTCGTTCATAACCGCCGTATCGTGCGGCACGCCGACGACTCGATTGTGCGCATCGTCAACGGCAGAGAAATGGTGCTGCGTCGCGCGCGCGGCTATGCGCCGCTGCCGATCGAAGTCGGACGCAGCGCAGGCAAAGCGATCGCCGTCGGCGGCCATCTCAAAAATACCGTGGCCGTGCGGATCGACAACCGCCTCGTCATCAGTCAGCATATCGGCGATCTTGCCACCGCCGAGGCTGCAGATGCATTTGAGCGCGTCATCGACGATTTGGACCGCATCTATCGACTCGACGGCGCGCCGGCGGTATGTGATCTGCATCCCGAGTACATTTCGACCAAGTTTGCCCGTCGACGGTTTCCGCAGGTGACTGCCGTGCAGCATCATGCGGCGCACATTGCCGCCTGCATGGCGGAAAATCAGCTCGAGCCGCCGCTGTTGGGCGTGGCCTGGGACGGCATCGGTTATGGAACCGACGGCCTGTTGTGGGGCGGAGAGTTTTTTATCGTCGACGAGTCCTTTCAGCATGCGGCGCAGTTTCTGCCGTTTCCGCTGCCGGGCGGCGAGCAGGCCATTCGCGAGCCGCGTCGTACTGCGCTCGGCATGCTTTATGAGCTTTTCGGCGAGGCGATGTTCGAGCAGGACCTACCGATTTTCGAAGCGTTTTCTCGGGGCGAGCTTGCGTTGCTGCGGCAGATGCTGGCGCGGGGCGTCAACTGTCCCCGCAGCAGCGGCGTGGGAAGGCTGTTCGACGGCGCAGCGGCGCTGCTCGGGTTGCGGTTACGATCATCGTTCGAAGGTCAGGCGGCTATGGCGCTCGAATGGCGTGCTGCCGAAGGCATCAACGACCATTATCCTTTTGAGCTTTTGCCCGGCTCGCCCGCAATCGTCGATTGGCGGCCGATGCTCGACGCACTCCTCCAAGATATGGAAAATGGCCAAGTCGTCGCTCTAACGGCGGCCAAATTCCACAACACATTGGCCGAAATAATCTGCCGTGCGGCGGAACAATTTTCGATGGAAAAAGTGGTTTTGAGCGGCGGCGTCTTTCAGAACGTCCGTCTGTTGACCGAAGCTGCAGAGCGCTTGGAGCGGCGCGGCTTCAGGCCCTATTGGCATCAGCGCATTCCGCCGAACGACGGCGGAATTGCCGCCGGTCAATTGATCTTGTTTGAAATGCTGCAGAAAAAGGAGTCCTAAGATGTGCCTGGCCATACCCGGTAGAATTATTTCCTTCGAGGCGGACGAATCCGGTTCCAAAATGGCAAAAGCCGATTTTGCCGGAATTATCAAAAAAGTCTGTATCGATTTTTTACCGGACGTGCAGATCGGCGATTATGTCTTGGTGCACGTCGGATTTGCTTTGAACAAGATCGATGAGGCGGAAGCGCTGGAAACGCTGAATGCCTTGCGCGAGGTGGGAGAGGCCTGGCAGGAGGCCGGTCAGGCTTCGGCATCCGAATGAGGAAATGAGCCGTGAAGTATGTCGATGAATTTCGTGATCCCGAGGCGGCGCGGCGGCTGGCGGCGGCCATTGCTGCCCGCATGAGCAGACCGTGGACGATCATGGAAATCTGCGGCGGCCAGACGCACGCCATCCTGAAATACGGCCTGGAAGAGTTGCTGCCCATAGATTTGACGCTCGTTCATGGTCCCGGTTGTCCCGTCTGCGTGACGCCGGCAGGGATTATCGACGCTGCCGTCGAATTGGCTTCTCGTCGCGATGTGATGCTCGTTTCTTTCGGCGACATGCTGCGCGTGCCCGGTTCGAGCCGCGATCTGTTGAGCGCCAAAGCGGCAGGCGGAGATGTGCGGCTGGTCTATTCGCCGCTCGATGCCGTAAAATTAGCTCAGGCCAATCCGCAAAAGCTTATTGTCTTTTTTGCCGTTGGTTTTGAGACGACCGCTCCGGCAAATGCTGCGGCTGTTCTGGCGGCAAAACGACTGGGACTGCGCAATTTTTTTCTTCTGGCGGCGCATCGCCGCGTTCCGCCGGCCATGGAGGCGATTTTATCGGCGCCGTCATGCCGAGTCCAGGCGTTTTTGGCCGCCGGTCATGTGTGCACGGTGATGGGCTACCGAGAGTATCTGCCCATTGTCGAGACTTTCCGCACGCCCGTTGTCGTCACCGGTTTTGAGCCGATCGATATTTTGATGGGAATTCTGCAGGCCGTTGAATTGCTCGAGCAGGGGAAAGCCTCAGTTGCTAATCAATACGCCCGTGTGGTGACCGAGAAGGGCAACCTGCAGGCGCAGCGGCTCATGGCCGAGGTGTTCGAAATCTGCGACGCCGACTGGCGCGGCATGGGCAGAATTCCGGCAAGCGGGCTGCGCTTGAAGCCGACGTATGCCGCTTTTGATGCCGAGCAGGTTTTTTCGCTGAAAACGAGCGACAAGCAGGAGAGGCCGACGGATTGCCTGGCCGGAAAGGTGCTGCAGGGCTTGATCAAGCCGACGGACTGTCCCGCATTCGGTGCCGCGTGTCGACCGGAAACGCCGCTCGGCGCGCCGATGGTCTCCTCTGAGGGCGCCTGCGCCGCCTATTTCCGCTACCGGCAGCAAAAATTACAGACGGCAAATCCAAAAGGCGATTGACCCATGAACGGAAACGAACTTGGTTTTTCTTGTCCCTTGCCGCTGCAGAAATATGAGCGCATTCTTACCGCTCACGGCGGCGGCGGTTTATTGAGCAGACAGCTGATCGAGGAGCTGTTTCTGCCCGCATTCGATAATCCGCTGTTGCGCAGCCTGCACGACGGCGCCGTGTTTTCTGCAGGCGGTCGTCTGGCGTTTACGACCGACTCGTACGTCGTCAGCCCCATTTTTTTCCCAGGCGGCGACATCGGCGAGCTGGCCGTCAACGGCACGGTGAATGACCTGGCCATGTGCGGGGCGCAGCCGCTCTATCTTTCCGTCGGAATGATTCTCGAAGAGGGCTTGTTGATGGAAGAGCTGATTCGCGTAGTCCGGTCGATGCAGCGGGCGGCGGAAAAGGCGGGCGTGACGATCGTCACCGGCGACACCAAAGTCGTCGAGCGGGGCAAGGGAGACAAGATATTCATCAACACGTCGGGTATCGGCGTCGTGCCTGCGGGAAGAGATGTTGCCGCGGCGAACTGTCGTCCCGGAGACAGAATCATCCTCAGCGCCGATATCGGTCGCCACGGCGCGGCGATTATGGCGGCGCGCGAGGGTTTGGAATTCGAAAGCGCCATTCAGAGCGACACGGCGCCTCTCAACGGCTTGGTGGAGGCGATGTTTCAGGCAAGCGCGGAGATACGCATGCTGCGCGATCCGACGCGCGGCGGGTTGTCGAGCGCCCTCAACGAGATCGCCCAATCCGCCGGACTCGGCATCGTCATCGATGAATCGCAAATTCCGATTCAAGAATCGGTGCGCTCAGTTTGCGAAATTTTGGGACTCGACCCGCTTTACATGGCTAATGAGGGAGCACTCATCGCCGTGGTTTCGCCGCAGGCCACAGATGCCGTCCTCGAGGCGATGCGAAAACACCCACAAGGAGTAGGAGCTGCGGTGATCGGCGCCATGACTGAGGAGCACAGCGACCGAGTCTTGCTGCAAACCGCTTTCGGAAAGAGAATTTTGGACATGATCTCCGGCGAGCAGCTGCCGCGTATTTGTTAACAGAAATAAGAAGCTACTCACCCTTTGTTCATTTAAACAACAAAATTCTTGACACGCAGCTCTTCATTTAGTATGTTAGCGCCGCTTTCAAAGAGCGAGTTTAATCAAATATGGAGGTGATTCAGGCAGGCAAAGAAACGTGAGATGGTACAAAAAATTGGCCAACTTAACGAAACAAAAAGGAGGTTACGATGAACGTTGGTCGTGCTTTGCTTTTTCTGCTGGCGTTTTCAGCCGGTCTGATGGTGTTTGCTGACGCCCAGGCGGTCACCACACTCGGCCGCGGCGTTACGTTGGGTGACTGGTTGGCGCCGACTGAATGGTATCACATCCAAACCACGCGCTATACCAAAGCCGAATTCGAAAACATCAAAGCTCTGGGCTTTGACCATGTTCGGATTCTGGTAAACTTTAATACCTCCGGTATTACCCCCGAAGGAACGATCAGTCCGATACAAATTCAATGCTTAGAAAAAGCCGTGCAATGGGCCGAGGAAGTCGGTCTCAAAGTCGTCATCACCAATTCCGGCGATGAGATTTCTGACGCGACGGCCGATGCGGTTGCGGCGCGCGTGGCCGCCAACTGGAAAGATCTGGCCGGCCGGTTTGCCGGCAAGGCGGCCGATTTGGTTCTCTATGAAATTTTCTCGGCGCCGGCAGACTTGATCACCGCCGAAGCGTGGAACGCCGCCGCCAAGACGATCATTGCCGCCATTCGCCAGGTCGATACCCAGCACACTATTGTCGTCGGACCGGTGATGTGGTATTCGATCGATCAGCTGGCCAATCTGGAAAAATTTGCGGACGATAATATTCTCTATGCGGTGGAAATGTGGGAGCCTGTCCTATTTACAAGGCAGAATACAACTTTCCACAAATTGCGATACTATACCATCAACGTTCCCTTCCCGTACGATCCTGCTAAAATGCCGCCTATGGCAAGCGAAGACGGTTCAACGGCAGCCGGAACGGCCTATCAGAATTATCCGACCCAAGGAACGGTCGATTGGGTAAAAGCCCGAATCGATCAGGCAGCAGACATTGCTGCCGCTAAAGGTATGCCCTTATGGTGCGCGGCCATGGGCGCGATTACCGGCCAGCAATGGGACTGGGGCAGAAGCCTTGCTTTCGATGTGCCGGCAGAACACCGCGCCGCCTGGTTCGAAGCCGTCCGCACTGAAATGGAAGCCAAGGGTATCGGCTGGTCTCTGGCCTCCTATCGCGGCAATTACGGCTTTTTTGACAACTATGACGGCGGAACCGGCAATTGGATGATGTTCAGCAATTATCCCTACGATGTCAACAAAAAGGTCGCCGCTGCCTTGGGACTCAATGTCCCGGATGCCGGCATTTATGTGCCGTCGCCGCTCAAGGAAGGCGTCGTCTTTTATGACGACGAATTCAACCCGATGATCCGCGTCGGCTGGTGGCTGGGCGACGGCGAGCCGAACTTTTTCGTCACAGATTCCCCGGTCAGCGGCAAGTATTGTATGGGAATCTACTACCCGAGCCAGTACAACGCGGTAGATATGTTCTTCCCGCTGTATCAGGATATGGCCGAATTGGCGGACAAAGGGTACGTGCTTGATTTTTTCATCCGCTGCGATAACGATCAAGGCCACATCCAAGCCCGCTTCGAAATGACCAACGAATTCGAAGAGGACCGTCCGTGGCGTATGAACTATCACATCGACAATTCGGTCGTGCCGTTCGACGGCGAGTGGCAACGGTTTACCATGGCTTTGACGGACCTGCAGGATATGGGCGCCTGGGATCCCGATAACCGCACTTGGTACGGCGGCCCCGGCGGCCAGATCGATTGGGGGAGAGTGCAGCGCTTCCAGTTCGTTTCCGAAACCCGGGCGCAGCCGGATGTGGAAATCTATATCGACCGCGTACGCGTGGTCGATCCGGCGACGCTGATTCGCGAGCAGGGCGGTGTAGTGCCGGGCGAATTCGCGCTGCACGCCAACTATCCCAACCCCTTCAATCCCAGCACCACCATCAGCTATACACTGGCGGAGACTGGACAGACGACTCTGGCCGTCTATAACGTCCGCGGCGAAAAAGTTGCGGAATTGGTAAACGCCATGCAGACGGCGGGCGACTATGCGGTACAATGGAATGGCCGCGATATGAACGGCAAAGAGGTCCCCAGCGGCATCTATTTCTATCGCCTCAAGAGCAACAATCAGGAAAGGACGCGCCGCATGGTGCTGATGCGGTAACTCTCTATACACAAAGAGCCGGTCGAAAGGCCGGCTCTTTTTATTTCCGCAGGCGACGCAGTTCTCCCACCCGCTCGGTGATCCCCCGTTGATCGAAATAGTTCAGCAGCGGCACGGCAAATTTGCGTGAGGTCGCCAATCGCTCGCGAAACTCGCTGACCGTAAATTCTTCCGTACCAAAACTGCGAAGGATCTTTTCCGCCTGACGAACCGCTTCCCGCGTCAGAAAGATTTCCATGTCCAGGCGGAGCACTTTCCCCATACTGACCAGCGCCTGGAGAACGCGTTGTACCTGCTCGAGCGGGACGCCGATCATCTGCGAAAGGATTTTCGGCGGCGGCGTCCTAAAAGGGGCTTGCGAAAAGATCGATAAAATTTTTTCGGCTGTCTCTCGATCTGCCAAAGACAACGAGATGCTGAAATCGGCAAGGCGCAACACACCGTCTTCTTCATAAAGGATATTTTCCGTCTTTAGCTCGCCGAGCGCCGCGTCCATAACTTCCGGCGGCGATTGGAGCAATGCGGCGACGTACGATTTTTTGATGCCTCGCTGCAGCGGCTCTTTGGCGTGAAATGCCGACACCAGTTGGCGGATTCTCTCTTTCAAAAGAAGATAATTCTGCTGATGCAGATAATAATGACCGAAACGGCGTACCAGGCCGTCCTGAAGCAGCCGCTCGAGACTCTCGACCACTTCCTTTTCTTCAACGCCGATCGCTTTCGTTAATTCGACGAGCTTAAGCGGAGCCGTAGCAGGTGCAACAAGATGAGAGAGCAGCAACTCACGCACATTGAATTTTTCCCGCTGCTTCAGCCTTTCAACGGCAAGCTTGTCCGATCGACGATGCGGTTTGGGATTAGCGTCGAGCACGACCCCGCCGCCGATGGTCAATGCGGGTGAAAAGGTGCGCAGAATGAAGGGTTGACGAAAAAGGGCTGCCGTCGGTGAATCCAAATAAAGCTGCGCCAAAGCGGATTGTCCGGGCAGCAGAACGGACGTTTCGAGCAGCTTGACGCGCGATTTCATTTCAGCCGTCCCTATATGCAGGCGCAGCTTTTTGCCGCTTTTGATCGGCTGAGGAGCTTTGGTCAACAAGGTCAACCTGACGTCCAGCAGCCGAGTCGGTTCGATGCGACCGGTCGTCGCCAAAATGTCGCCGCGTCTAATGTCCTCTTTGGCAATGTTCGGCAGATTAAGGGCCGCCCGATCACCGATACCGACTTTTTCCACTGGCCGACCGTGGCTCTGAATGCCGCGCACGCGCAGCCGCCGTTTTTCCGGCAAAAGTTCCAACTCCTCGCCGACGCGCACCTGACCGGAAAGAACCGTGCCGGTCACCACGGTACCGTAGCCCTTTACCGTAAACGAACGATCGACCGGCAGCCAAAAAACTCCCTGATCGCTGCGCGAAGGGGTGCGCTCGGCAAGCTCAATGAGGGTCTTGCGCAGCGCTTCGATTCCTTCCCCCGTTTCCGCGGAGGTCCGCAGAATGGGCGCCGATGCCAGAAAAGTACCGGCAACGGTCTGTCGAATCTCTTCTTCGACGGCCCTCAGCCACTCCTCATCCGCCAAGTCGAT belongs to candidate division KSB1 bacterium and includes:
- the hypF gene encoding carbamoyltransferase HypF codes for the protein MVQPASHIAPQRSKLRLRIVLRGVVQGVGFRPFVYRLAEAMGLCGWVRNDSGGLTIEVEAEKETLDHFFLRLQAEKPSKAVVTGCEISFLDPVGYSEFMIRPSETHSEELTLMLPDVATCPDCLRELFDPTNRRYRYPFITCTHCGPRFTIIEKLPYDRPNTTMRDFPMCESCRREYEDPNDRRFHAQPIACPDCGPHLEWLDAYGKCVALKEEALAAAIEALRGGRIAALKGIGGFQLLVDASNDEAVAALRRRKHREEKPFALMAPDLAAAGRMCLISPFEERLLCSPESPIVLMRRRADAPVSSLVAPDNPYLGIMLPYSPLHHLLLREFGSTVVATSGNLSEEPIVIDEREAVRKLTGVADGFLVHNRRIVRHADDSIVRIVNGREMVLRRARGYAPLPIEVGRSAGKAIAVGGHLKNTVAVRIDNRLVISQHIGDLATAEAADAFERVIDDLDRIYRLDGAPAVCDLHPEYISTKFARRRFPQVTAVQHHAAHIAACMAENQLEPPLLGVAWDGIGYGTDGLLWGGEFFIVDESFQHAAQFLPFPLPGGEQAIREPRRTALGMLYELFGEAMFEQDLPIFEAFSRGELALLRQMLARGVNCPRSSGVGRLFDGAAALLGLRLRSSFEGQAAMALEWRAAEGINDHYPFELLPGSPAIVDWRPMLDALLQDMENGQVVALTAAKFHNTLAEIICRAAEQFSMEKVVLSGGVFQNVRLLTEAAERLERRGFRPYWHQRIPPNDGGIAAGQLILFEMLQKKES
- a CDS encoding HypC/HybG/HupF family hydrogenase formation chaperone; amino-acid sequence: MCLAIPGRIISFEADESGSKMAKADFAGIIKKVCIDFLPDVQIGDYVLVHVGFALNKIDEAEALETLNALREVGEAWQEAGQASASE
- the hypD gene encoding hydrogenase formation protein HypD; its protein translation is MKYVDEFRDPEAARRLAAAIAARMSRPWTIMEICGGQTHAILKYGLEELLPIDLTLVHGPGCPVCVTPAGIIDAAVELASRRDVMLVSFGDMLRVPGSSRDLLSAKAAGGDVRLVYSPLDAVKLAQANPQKLIVFFAVGFETTAPANAAAVLAAKRLGLRNFFLLAAHRRVPPAMEAILSAPSCRVQAFLAAGHVCTVMGYREYLPIVETFRTPVVVTGFEPIDILMGILQAVELLEQGKASVANQYARVVTEKGNLQAQRLMAEVFEICDADWRGMGRIPASGLRLKPTYAAFDAEQVFSLKTSDKQERPTDCLAGKVLQGLIKPTDCPAFGAACRPETPLGAPMVSSEGACAAYFRYRQQKLQTANPKGD
- the hypE gene encoding hydrogenase expression/formation protein HypE — encoded protein: MNGNELGFSCPLPLQKYERILTAHGGGGLLSRQLIEELFLPAFDNPLLRSLHDGAVFSAGGRLAFTTDSYVVSPIFFPGGDIGELAVNGTVNDLAMCGAQPLYLSVGMILEEGLLMEELIRVVRSMQRAAEKAGVTIVTGDTKVVERGKGDKIFINTSGIGVVPAGRDVAAANCRPGDRIILSADIGRHGAAIMAAREGLEFESAIQSDTAPLNGLVEAMFQASAEIRMLRDPTRGGLSSALNEIAQSAGLGIVIDESQIPIQESVRSVCEILGLDPLYMANEGALIAVVSPQATDAVLEAMRKHPQGVGAAVIGAMTEEHSDRVLLQTAFGKRILDMISGEQLPRIC
- a CDS encoding cellulase family glycosylhydrolase; the protein is MNVGRALLFLLAFSAGLMVFADAQAVTTLGRGVTLGDWLAPTEWYHIQTTRYTKAEFENIKALGFDHVRILVNFNTSGITPEGTISPIQIQCLEKAVQWAEEVGLKVVITNSGDEISDATADAVAARVAANWKDLAGRFAGKAADLVLYEIFSAPADLITAEAWNAAAKTIIAAIRQVDTQHTIVVGPVMWYSIDQLANLEKFADDNILYAVEMWEPVLFTRQNTTFHKLRYYTINVPFPYDPAKMPPMASEDGSTAAGTAYQNYPTQGTVDWVKARIDQAADIAAAKGMPLWCAAMGAITGQQWDWGRSLAFDVPAEHRAAWFEAVRTEMEAKGIGWSLASYRGNYGFFDNYDGGTGNWMMFSNYPYDVNKKVAAALGLNVPDAGIYVPSPLKEGVVFYDDEFNPMIRVGWWLGDGEPNFFVTDSPVSGKYCMGIYYPSQYNAVDMFFPLYQDMAELADKGYVLDFFIRCDNDQGHIQARFEMTNEFEEDRPWRMNYHIDNSVVPFDGEWQRFTMALTDLQDMGAWDPDNRTWYGGPGGQIDWGRVQRFQFVSETRAQPDVEIYIDRVRVVDPATLIREQGGVVPGEFALHANYPNPFNPSTTISYTLAETGQTTLAVYNVRGEKVAELVNAMQTAGDYAVQWNGRDMNGKEVPSGIYFYRLKSNNQERTRRMVLMR